CTGGACCGTGCGCACGGCGCCGATGCGGTACGGCCGGTATCCGCGCGCGACATTCCTGCGCCACCGTCAGCGAAGCCGCACCGCATATCGCTGGAAGGCATTCTGGAGGCCAGCGCGGCGGTGGATCCGGTCTTTCTCCGCACTCCGCAATTCGTATGCGAGCCCCTTGCGGACGCGCTGGGCTGCGCATTGACCGTGAAGGTGGAAACGCTCAATCCGATCCGGTCCTTCAAGGGCCGCGGCGCCGACCACTTCGTACGCAAGGCGCGGGCGCGCGGCGACACCCGCGCGTTGGTCTGCGCCAGTGCCGGCAACTGGGGACAGGCGATGGCCTACGTCGCGCGCAAGCGCGGCGAACCGATGGAGATATTCGCCGCGGAATCGGTCAATCCGCTCAAGGCGCAGCGGATGCGTCAGCTTGGCGCGCGCCTGTATCTGCAAGGCCGCGACTTCGATGCGGCGAAGTCGGCGGCGCGCGCGTGGTGCGCGGCCCAGGGCAAGTGGCTGGTGGAAGACGGCCTTGAGCCGGAGATCAGCGAGGGGGCGGGCAGCATCGCGGTGGAATTGCTGGCCGATGGCGCCTGCCTGGATGCCGTGCTGGTGCCCTTGGGCAACGGCGCGTTGTTGAACGGCATGGCGCGCTGGATCAAGGCGGCTTCGCCGGCCACGCAGGTGATTGGCGTGGTCGCCAGCGGTGCGCCGGCGATGGCGGATAGCTGGCGGGCAAGACGGGCGATCGATGCGCAGTCGGCCGACACCATTGCGGACGGCGTGGCCGTGCGGGTGCCTATCCCCGAAGCCGTCGCCGATATGCTGCCGCTGGTGGACGACGTGCGGAAGGTGGACGAAACCGCAATCGTGGACGCCATGCGCCTGGTGCACCGGCACATGGGCCTGGTGGTGGAGCCGGCTGGCGTATTGGGCATCGCGGCCCTCGCGGGCGACGCGGCGGCATGGCGCGACAAGCGCGTGGCGACCGTCTTATGCGGCGGCAATGTCGCCGACGAGGACGTGCGGCGATACCTGGCTTGACGCGTTATTGCGGCTTCGCTTATCGGCAGTCGGCTTGCGCCGAGATCGGCAAAGCGAAGCCGGTCTTTGCGCAGTCCATCACAACGTGCGTGGAGAAGCTGCGCACATTCGTGTCGTTCATCAGGGCCGCTTCGGTGAAGCGCTCGTATTCCTGCATATCGCGGGCGGTGACCACCAGGATGAAGTCCCACTGCCCCGTCACGTAGTAGCACTGCTGCACGTTGGGCAGGGCCAGCATGCGTTGCTTGAACCGGTTGATGTGTTCCGCCCGTTCGTAGTCGATGTCCACCGTGACGATACAGGTCAGGGCGAATCCCAGCGCGGGACCGTCCAGCCTGGCGATTTCTTCCCGTATGACGCCGCCGTCGCGCAGCTGCTTGATGCGGCGCTGGACCGAGGCGGCCGATAGACCCACGGCCGCGCCGATTTCCTCGGCCACAAGCCGGGTATTCGATTGATAGCGGGCCAGGATGGCGCGGTCGAAACGGTCGAGTTTGTGGGCGCCTTGGGTCATATCGTCGGTTTCGCTATTGTTGTGCGGGCGGGTTTGCGCGCCATGGACAGAAAGGCTTTCATGGCGCTGGATACGTAGGCGTCGGTGCGCCGGATGAACAGCGTTTCGGCGCGCGCCTGGTCCTTCGGCAGGCGATGCAGGACGATCCGGCCGGCCTTGGCCGCCGGGGCCACCACGCCGCGCGGCAGCAGGGTGACGCCGACCCCGGCCGATACGCAGCTGACGATGGCGTCCAAAGAGCCGAACTCCAGGGGCCGCGCCACGACGATGCCCAGGCCGGCCAGGAACGTTTCCAGCCGCTGGCGATAGGAGCAGCCGCGCTGGAAGACGATGGTTTTCAGGTCCGTCACGCTGGACAGCGCGCGCAGCGAGCCGATGGCGGGACTGGTTGCCAGGACGAGCTCCTCGGTGAAGACGGATTCCTGGTGCAAGTCCGGATGCCGGATGGGTCCCGTCACGAAAGCGCCGTCCAGCCGGCACGCCACGACGTCGTCCAGCAGTCTGGCGGTATTGCCCGCGGTAACGATCAGCCGTACGTCCGGATAGCGGTTTGCGAAGGCGGCCAGAAGCGGCGAAAGGCGCAGCGCGGTGGTCGTCTCCAGCCCGCCCAGCAGCAGCGAGCCGGAAGGCGAGCCCTCGTCGCGGGCCGCGGCGCGTGCCTCGGCGAGCAGTTTGGTGATGCGTCCCACGAAGGGCAGCATGCGCTGACCGGCCGGTGTGATGGTGACCCCGCGCGCATGCCGCTGGAAAAGCGTCAGGCCCAGCTCGTCTTCCAATGCGCGGATCCTGGCGGTGACGTTGGACTGGACGGTATGCAGCTCCGACGCCGCCTTGTTCATGCTGCCATGGCGGGCGACGGCTTCCAGGGTACGGAGATCGGCAAGGTCCATGAGGTCGCAAGAAAGGGCCACGGGCGTATCCGGCCGGTGGGGATGGGGCAGCCGGCCCGTAGGGATGGGTCAGCGTAGCACATATCAGTAAAACAGATATGTGCTATCGCACAATTTTGCTTCTGCAGATAACTGCGCGGGCGTACGCTGGCATCGTCGGTACAGGATGGCAATCATGGACAAGGACGTGGCGGTGAAGCGCGATACCAAGGGCGGCGGCGCGCCGGCCGCAGACGAGGCGCGGGCGTGGCGGGGCACCGTCGCGGGATTCTGTGCCACCCTGGTCGGTATCGGACTGGCCCGTTTCGCCTATACGCCGCTATTGCCGGCCATCGTCGCGGCGCATTGGTTCGACGCCGCCATGGCGGCCTATCTGGGCGCGGCCAACCTGGCGGGCTATCTGGCCGGCGCGCTGGCCGGACGCCCCATCGCGGCGCGCGTGCCGATTGCCTGGACACTGCGCGCCATGATGTTGTTGGCGGCAGCGGCATTCATTGCCTGCGCCTTACCCGTTTCCTTCGGGTGGTTCTTCGCGTGGCGCTTTCTCTCCGGTCTGGCTGGCGGCGCGCTCATGGTGCTGGCCGCGCCGTCCGTGCTGCCCGGGGTGCCGCCGTCGCGGCGTGGACTGGCGGGCGGCCTCATATTCATGGGCGTGGGGGTGGGCGTGGCCGCGTCCGGGACGCTGGTGCCGGTGCTGCTCTCACGCGGACTGGCCCACGCCTGGCTGGGCCTTGGCGCGCTGTCGCTGATACTGACCGCCGTCGCCTGGAAAGGGTGGCCCGGCGACGCGCCATCCACGCGCGCCGCGACCCCGGCGTCCGACCGCGGGCGCACGCCAAGGCTCGGCGGCCTGCGCGCACTTTATGCCGAATACGCATTGAACGCGGCGGGCTGGGTGCCGCACATGATTTTCCTGGTCGATTTCGTGGCCCGGGGCCTGGGGCGGGGGCTGCAGGCGGGCGCGCAATACTGGGTGCTGTTCGGTATCGGCGCGACGGCAGGGCCCGTTCTGGCGGGCGTGCTGGCCGATCGCATCGGGTTCGGCCGCGCCTTGCGCGCTGCCTTCGTGCTGCAAGCCGCCGGCGTCGCCATACCGGCCTTGGGATGGGGCGGTTTCTGGCTGACGGTATCGAGCGTCGCGGTGGGGGCCTTCGTCACGGGAACGGTGCCGCTGGTGCTGGGCCGGGTCCACGAGCTGCTGGGGGATCATCCCCACCTGCGCGATCCGGCGTGGCGCACGGCGACGGTTGGATTCGCGCTGTTCCAGGCCATCGCGGCCTATGGTTTGTCCTTCGTCTTTTCGCACAGCGGCGGGGATTACCGCCTGCTTTTCGCGATCGGCGCGTCGGCGATGCTGCTGGCGCTGGTCATCGACGCGGGCGCGGCCATCCGCGGGCGGCTCCGGTCGCGGTGACCGCCGCCGTTACCTGTCCTGTGCGCGCAGCCGGGCATCCAGGCGCGGATAGACGCGCCGCGCCGCCCGGGAAACGGCGGGCCGCAGCGCTTGCCAGGTTGGGAAAGGGGTTACCCCATTGCCTCGTCGTAACGCCGGGCGACTTCGGGCCAGTTGACGACGTTGTAGAAGGCGGCGATGTATTCGGGCCGGCGGTTCTGGTATTTCAGGTAGTAGGCGTGTTCCCAGACATCCAGGCCCAGGATGGGCGTATTGCCGGTCATCAGCGGGCTGTCCTGGTTGGCGGTGCTTTCGACCACGAGCTTTTTCTGCGGCGTGACGCTCAGCCATGCCCATCCGCTGCCGAACCGCGAGGTCGCTGCCTTCGTAAAGGCTTCCTTGAATTTCTCCATGCCGCCCAGGTCGCTGTCGATGGCGGCGGCGAGCTGGCCTTGCGGATTGCCGCCGCCGTCCGGCGACATGACGGTCCAGAAGAGACTGTGGTTGGCATGTCCGCCGCCATTGTTGCGCACCGCCAGCCGGACGGATTCGGGCAGCTGGTCGATTCCCTTGAGCAGTTCTTCGACCGGCGGGAACGGCAGATTGGCGCCTTCGAGCGCGGCGTTCACATTGTTGATGTAGGTCTGGTGATGCTTGGTGTAGTGGATCTCCATCGTCTTCGCGTCGATATGGGGTTCGAGCGCGTCGTACGCATAGGGCATCGGGGGAAGGGTATAGGCCATGTGACTCTCCTGCGGTTGTTCATGCACTGACGACAGGAACCGGCGCGGCGGCGGGTCGTGCGCCGCGGCCCGCATGCCGGCCGCATGGCGCGATGGGCAGCGTGGATGAGCATCATTGAACCTTTTGGCAGCGATGCGGGCGCGCCGGCGCCGGGCCGCGCGTGGCAGCCCGGACCTTGCCGGCATGGCGCCGCACGAAACGTACCAGCCGCCGGGGGGCCCCGGCGCATCGCAAGGAGGCAAGGGCTTGCCGGGCTTAGCGCGCGTCGGCGCGCTTGGGAAGCTTCCATCCGGGACGAACGAAATGGCAGGTATAGCCATTCGGGATTCGTTCCAGATAATCCTGGTGTTCCGGTTCCGCTTCCCAGAAAGGCCCGGCTTCGGCCACCTCGGTCACGACTTTGCCCGGCCAGAGCCCCGACGCGTCCACGTCGGCGATGGTGTCCTCGGCGATTCGCTTTTGTTCGGGACTCGTGTAGAAAATCGCCGAACGATAACTGGTGCCGATGTCGTTGCCTTGCCGATTCGGTGTGGTGGGGTCGTGGATCTGGAAGAAAAATTCCAGCAGCTCCCGATAGCTGGTCTGCGCAGGATCGAAAATGATTTCGATGGCCTCGGCATGGGTGCCATGATTGCGGTAGGTGGCATTGGGCACGTCGCCGCCCGTGTATCCGACGCGGGTCGAGATCACGCCCTTGAAACGCCGGATCAAGTCCTGCATGCCCCAGAAGCAACCGCCCGCCAGTACCGCGCGTTCCTGATTCATCGTACGTCCTCCACCTGATCGAGATAGGCGCCGTAGCCTTCCGCTTCCATTTGATCGCGCGGGATGAAGCGCAGCGCCGCCGAGTTGATGCAATAGCGCAGGCCGCCGCGGTCGGGCGGCCCGTCCGGAAAGACGTGCCCCAGGTGGCTGTCGCCGTGCACCGAGCGCACTTCCGTACGAATCATTCCATACGACGTGTCGCGCAGTTCGTTGATGTGGGCGGGCTCGATGGGTTTGGTGAAGCTGGGCCAGCCGCACCCCGACTCGTACTTGTCGGAGGAGGCGAACAGCGGTTCGCCGGACACGATATCGACGTAGATGCCCGGCTCCTTGTTGTACAGGTATTCGCCGGTGCCCGCCCGCTCCGTCGCGCTTTCCTGGGTGACGCGGTATTGCTCCGGCGTGAGCCGGGCAATGGCCTCCGGATCTTTGCGATAGGTAGGCATGGTGTGCTCCTTGGGCATGGAAGAACTGCTAAATGGGGGAGTAAATGCCGTCTTCAAGGCAAGCTCCGCCGTGAACGGCGTGCCGGACGACGGCTCGGCGAAGGAAGTATAAGTTCAGGCGCCAACCCGGTTCACGCCGCCGCATATCGTCGCCCAGGACGGGCTTGCGTCATCGGGACAACCCTTTTCCCAACACGAGAAAAGGGGAATTCGCAGACGGTCATGCGTTGGGCAGAAGATGCGGCGCCAGCAAGGCGGCGATCCAATCCATGAAAACGCGCACCCGCGTCGCAAGGTGGCGGCGCCGGACGTACAACAGCGAAACCGGCATGGGCGCGGGCGCCAGGTCCGGCAGGATTTCCACCAGAGAGCCGGACTCGATGCGTTCCTGCACCGCCATCGCCGGCACCTGGACGATTCCCAGACCGGCCAGCGCGGCCGCTTCGTAAGACGCGCCATTGTTGACCACGATCGCGGCGGTCATCGGCAGCATGCGCGGACCTTCGGCGGTCAGGTACTCGAAACCGGGCTGCGACTGTGCGAAGGAGGCGGCATGGTGAACCAGCCGGTGTGCCGCCAGGTCTTCGAGCGTGCGGGGCACGCCGTGCCGCGCCAGGTAGTCCGGGCTGGCGCAATTGATCAAACGCATGCGGCCCAAGGGCTTGGCGACCAGCGTGCTGTCCTCCAGTGTGCCGACACGCACCACGCAATCGAAGCCTTCGCGTATCAGGTCGACGCGGCGATCCGTGCCGCTGATCTCCACCGACAGGCCGGGATGCTCGGCAAGGAAGGCGGGCAGGGCCGGGATGACGGCCCTGCTGGCCATGCCCGCCGGCATATCGATCCGCAGGCGTCCGCTCAGCGATGCGCCGGTATGACGGAACATGCCATGCAGCTCGTCCATGTCGTCGAGCAGATCGCGCGAACGTTCGTAGAAGGCCTCGCCGTCCTGGGTCAGCTGCACTTTCCGCGTAGTCCGGTGCAGCAGCTGGGCGCCCACGGCGGCCTCCAGGCGCTGGATGGCTTGCGATACGGCGCCCTTTGACAGGCCCAGGCTTTCGGCCGCGCGGGCAAATCCGCCTTGCTCGGCGACACGGTGAAAGATGCGCAGGTTTTCGAGCGTGTTCATGGCGTGTCGATGAAGGTTCGTTCTATCGCGCCGCCTGCGGCAGCCCGATGGCGCGTGTGAGATCCGGATGGCAAGGTGTTGTTTAGAGATTCTAAACACTCTGATCATGTCCATGGCATTTATCCGGTCGGCGCCTGCCAATAAAGTGTCGATGTCGCGGGTGGCCGCGATTCAACCGGGAGACCGTTATGAGCACCATCGAACGCATCGCGCTGATCACCGGCGGCAGCCGTGGCCTGGGCCGCAACGCCGCCTTGCACGCCGCCAGGGAAGGCGTGGACATCATCCTGACCTACCACAGCAACGCAGCCGAGGCGCAAGCCGCCGTCGCCGAAATCCAGGCCTTGGGCCGGCGCGCCGCGGCGCTGCAACTGGACGTGGGCGACAGCGCCGCCTTCGCGAATTTCGCCGATCAGGTCAAGGCGGTGCTGGCCGATTGGGGCCGGTCGCGATTCGACTATCTGGTCAACAACGCCGGCATCGGGCTGCACGCGCCATTCACGGAGACGAGCGAAGCGCAGTTCGACGAATTGGTGCGCATTCATCTGAAGGCGCCATATTTCCTGACGCAAACCCTGCTGCCCCTGATCAATGACGGCGGGCGCATCATCAACGTGTCCAGCGGCCTGGCGCGCTTCACGTTCCCGGGCATGTCGGCATACGCGATGATGAAAGGCGGCGTGGAAGTGTTGACGCGCTATCTGGCCAAGGAGCTGGGCGCGCGCGGCATCAGCGCCAACACGATCGCGCCGGGCGCCATCGCCACCGACTTCGGCGGCGGCGCCGTGCGTGACGACAAGCAGGCCAACGCTTTCGTCGCCGGCGTAACCGCGCTGGGCAGGGCGGGGCAGCCGGACGATATCGGGCCGGTCGTGGCGGCGCTGCTTTCGCCCGGCACCAAATGGATCAACGGCCAGCGCATCGAGGCTTCGGGCGGCATGATGCTGTGATGGCCGCGACCCCGCGCGCATCAGGGGCATGACACGAATATGCGGCGTCGCACCATATACTGCGCGACCTCATCCATTGCACCTGGCGGTGCGCTCACGAGGCGGCGCCGCAACCTTCATGTCATGAGATCGTCATCGACCCCCGCCCATCTGAGCCGCGCCGGTTTGTACCTGCTGCTGGCCGGGCAGCTGCTGCCCATGATCGACTTCTCCATCGTCAATGTCGCGCTGGATGCGATGGCGCGATCGCTGCACGCCAGCGAGATGGAGCTGGAGCTGATCGTCGCCGTGTATGGCGTGGCCTTCGCCGTGTGCCTGGCGATGGGCGGCCGCCTTGGCGACAACTATGGGCGCCGCCGCCTGTTCGGTTGGGGCGTGCTGCTGTTCACGGTGGCATCCCTGCTGTGCGGCATGGCCAACACAGTGTGGCTGCTGCTGGCGGCGCGCGCCCTGCAAGGCGTGGCGGCGGCGCTTGCGGTGCCGCAGATTCTGGCCACCATCCACGTCAGCCTGCGCGGCCATGAGCATTCGCGTGCGCTCGGCCTGTACGGGGCAATCGGCGGGCTGGCCTTCGTGATCGGGCAGGTCCTGGGCGGCTTGCTGGTCTCGATGGACGTGGCCGGCCTGGGCTGGCGCAGCGTGTTTCTGATCAATCTGCCGATCGGCCTGGCAGTGCTGGCGTACACCCGGCGCCTGCTGCCGGAAACGCGATCGCCGCATCCCGCCAGTATCGACAAGCCGGGAACCGCGTTGCTGGCGGTGGTGATCCTTGGCCTGCTGATTCCCATGGCCGTGGGCCCGGTTCTGCACTGGCCCTGGCCGTGCGAAGCGCTGCTGGCCGCGGTCCCGGCGTTGCTTTACGCCTTGTGGCGCGTGGAACTGCGTCAGGAACGCCGCAAGGCATTTCCGCTGCTGCCGCCTTC
The sequence above is a segment of the Bordetella genomosp. 9 genome. Coding sequences within it:
- a CDS encoding LysR family transcriptional regulator, with amino-acid sequence MDLADLRTLEAVARHGSMNKAASELHTVQSNVTARIRALEDELGLTLFQRHARGVTITPAGQRMLPFVGRITKLLAEARAAARDEGSPSGSLLLGGLETTTALRLSPLLAAFANRYPDVRLIVTAGNTARLLDDVVACRLDGAFVTGPIRHPDLHQESVFTEELVLATSPAIGSLRALSSVTDLKTIVFQRGCSYRQRLETFLAGLGIVVARPLEFGSLDAIVSCVSAGVGVTLLPRGVVAPAAKAGRIVLHRLPKDQARAETLFIRRTDAYVSSAMKAFLSMARKPARTTIAKPTI
- the msrA gene encoding peptide-methionine (S)-S-oxide reductase MsrA, producing MNQERAVLAGGCFWGMQDLIRRFKGVISTRVGYTGGDVPNATYRNHGTHAEAIEIIFDPAQTSYRELLEFFFQIHDPTTPNRQGNDIGTSYRSAIFYTSPEQKRIAEDTIADVDASGLWPGKVVTEVAEAGPFWEAEPEHQDYLERIPNGYTCHFVRPGWKLPKRADAR
- a CDS encoding Lrp/AsnC family transcriptional regulator, yielding MTQGAHKLDRFDRAILARYQSNTRLVAEEIGAAVGLSAASVQRRIKQLRDGGVIREEIARLDGPALGFALTCIVTVDIDYERAEHINRFKQRMLALPNVQQCYYVTGQWDFILVVTARDMQEYERFTEAALMNDTNVRSFSTHVVMDCAKTGFALPISAQADCR
- the msrB gene encoding peptide-methionine (R)-S-oxide reductase MsrB; translation: MPTYRKDPEAIARLTPEQYRVTQESATERAGTGEYLYNKEPGIYVDIVSGEPLFASSDKYESGCGWPSFTKPIEPAHINELRDTSYGMIRTEVRSVHGDSHLGHVFPDGPPDRGGLRYCINSAALRFIPRDQMEAEGYGAYLDQVEDVR
- a CDS encoding LysR family transcriptional regulator, with amino-acid sequence MNTLENLRIFHRVAEQGGFARAAESLGLSKGAVSQAIQRLEAAVGAQLLHRTTRKVQLTQDGEAFYERSRDLLDDMDELHGMFRHTGASLSGRLRIDMPAGMASRAVIPALPAFLAEHPGLSVEISGTDRRVDLIREGFDCVVRVGTLEDSTLVAKPLGRMRLINCASPDYLARHGVPRTLEDLAAHRLVHHAASFAQSQPGFEYLTAEGPRMLPMTAAIVVNNGASYEAAALAGLGIVQVPAMAVQERIESGSLVEILPDLAPAPMPVSLLYVRRRHLATRVRVFMDWIAALLAPHLLPNA
- a CDS encoding superoxide dismutase, whose amino-acid sequence is MAYTLPPMPYAYDALEPHIDAKTMEIHYTKHHQTYINNVNAALEGANLPFPPVEELLKGIDQLPESVRLAVRNNGGGHANHSLFWTVMSPDGGGNPQGQLAAAIDSDLGGMEKFKEAFTKAATSRFGSGWAWLSVTPQKKLVVESTANQDSPLMTGNTPILGLDVWEHAYYLKYQNRRPEYIAAFYNVVNWPEVARRYDEAMG
- a CDS encoding YbfB/YjiJ family MFS transporter, with protein sequence MDKDVAVKRDTKGGGAPAADEARAWRGTVAGFCATLVGIGLARFAYTPLLPAIVAAHWFDAAMAAYLGAANLAGYLAGALAGRPIAARVPIAWTLRAMMLLAAAAFIACALPVSFGWFFAWRFLSGLAGGALMVLAAPSVLPGVPPSRRGLAGGLIFMGVGVGVAASGTLVPVLLSRGLAHAWLGLGALSLILTAVAWKGWPGDAPSTRAATPASDRGRTPRLGGLRALYAEYALNAAGWVPHMIFLVDFVARGLGRGLQAGAQYWVLFGIGATAGPVLAGVLADRIGFGRALRAAFVLQAAGVAIPALGWGGFWLTVSSVAVGAFVTGTVPLVLGRVHELLGDHPHLRDPAWRTATVGFALFQAIAAYGLSFVFSHSGGDYRLLFAIGASAMLLALVIDAGAAIRGRLRSR
- a CDS encoding SDR family NAD(P)-dependent oxidoreductase; translation: MSTIERIALITGGSRGLGRNAALHAAREGVDIILTYHSNAAEAQAAVAEIQALGRRAAALQLDVGDSAAFANFADQVKAVLADWGRSRFDYLVNNAGIGLHAPFTETSEAQFDELVRIHLKAPYFLTQTLLPLINDGGRIINVSSGLARFTFPGMSAYAMMKGGVEVLTRYLAKELGARGISANTIAPGAIATDFGGGAVRDDKQANAFVAGVTALGRAGQPDDIGPVVAALLSPGTKWINGQRIEASGGMML
- a CDS encoding pyridoxal-phosphate dependent enzyme; translation: MATVLPILTDDDPRLRRRAEDVTAIDHSIRDFIEDLSATLLDFRRRTGFGRAIAAPQVGAPLRIIAVHLGATPFALINPVITWRSEEMMETWDDCMSVPGRTVRVMRHRSISLRYTDVHGNVRDWGKLPADLSELMQHELDHLEGVLMLDRAHGADAVRPVSARDIPAPPSAKPHRISLEGILEASAAVDPVFLRTPQFVCEPLADALGCALTVKVETLNPIRSFKGRGADHFVRKARARGDTRALVCASAGNWGQAMAYVARKRGEPMEIFAAESVNPLKAQRMRQLGARLYLQGRDFDAAKSAARAWCAAQGKWLVEDGLEPEISEGAGSIAVELLADGACLDAVLVPLGNGALLNGMARWIKAASPATQVIGVVASGAPAMADSWRARRAIDAQSADTIADGVAVRVPIPEAVADMLPLVDDVRKVDETAIVDAMRLVHRHMGLVVEPAGVLGIAALAGDAAAWRDKRVATVLCGGNVADEDVRRYLA
- a CDS encoding MFS transporter, which codes for MRSSSTPAHLSRAGLYLLLAGQLLPMIDFSIVNVALDAMARSLHASEMELELIVAVYGVAFAVCLAMGGRLGDNYGRRRLFGWGVLLFTVASLLCGMANTVWLLLAARALQGVAAALAVPQILATIHVSLRGHEHSRALGLYGAIGGLAFVIGQVLGGLLVSMDVAGLGWRSVFLINLPIGLAVLAYTRRLLPETRSPHPASIDKPGTALLAVVILGLLIPMAVGPVLHWPWPCEALLAAVPALLYALWRVELRQERRKAFPLLPPSLLRTSSVRFGIWIAILFFSSWSGFMFSMALTFQAGAGMSAMSSGNAFIAMGVTYFIGSLLTSRAVARFDKVPVLVFGCLVQMAGVLSLMLTMRAVWPEPTVFNLMAATLPIGFGQAFIVGCFFRIGLSEVPPDQAGAGSATLSTVQQSALGLGPALSGSVLAHFLHLPGGNYLHAASAVLTMELLVVGALVVSVLAYARRHRVPEAPVACSAGALPPLE